In the Candidatus Eisenbacteria bacterium genome, one interval contains:
- a CDS encoding response regulator transcription factor, with amino-acid sequence MGRLTVVLADDHTLVRQGVRRILQADGEIGVVGEAGDGLAAVELVRQLHPTVAIVDIGLPLLNGIDAAAQMAKVDPAVKIVILSMHGDVAYVRRSLKAGAHGYVLKDADDLDLVRAVKAVAGGGSFFSPAVSSLLRESFLAPEAPATDDALAILTDRERQVLQLIAEGRSSKEIASLLDISIHTAESHRKRVMEKLDLHNTAELVRFAIRSRILEA; translated from the coding sequence ATGGGACGACTCACGGTAGTGCTCGCGGACGATCACACGCTCGTGCGCCAGGGCGTCCGCCGCATCCTGCAGGCCGACGGCGAGATCGGCGTGGTGGGCGAGGCGGGCGACGGGCTGGCGGCGGTGGAGCTGGTCCGCCAGCTCCACCCCACGGTGGCGATCGTCGACATCGGCCTGCCGTTGCTCAACGGCATCGACGCCGCCGCGCAGATGGCGAAGGTCGATCCTGCCGTCAAGATCGTGATCCTCAGCATGCACGGCGACGTGGCGTATGTGCGCCGCAGCCTCAAGGCCGGTGCGCACGGCTACGTTCTCAAGGACGCCGACGACCTCGACCTCGTGCGTGCGGTGAAGGCCGTCGCCGGCGGCGGATCGTTCTTCAGCCCGGCCGTGTCGTCGCTCCTGCGCGAGAGCTTCCTCGCCCCCGAGGCGCCGGCCACCGACGACGCGCTGGCCATCCTGACAGATCGCGAGCGCCAGGTCCTGCAGCTCATCGCCGAGGGCCGGTCCAGCAAGGAGATCGCGAGCCTCCTCGACATCTCCATCCACACGGCCGAGAGCCACCGCAAGCGCGTCATGGAGAAGCTCGATCTCCACAACACGGCCGAGCTGGTGCGCTTCGCGATCCGCAGCCGCATCCTCGAAGCCTGA
- a CDS encoding molybdopterin-dependent oxidoreductase has protein sequence MTTTAAATGTNLPTVCVLCSHNCGIRVDVKDGRIVAVRGDETNPITHGYVCNKAFSIAHYVEHGDRMRHPMRRRPDGTFEQIDWDTAVREVGAKLAEIRRRHTPRSIALVGVGGQGNHMDAPYALGFLRGIGSRRWFNAFAQEKTQHNLLDQWMFDASPTAFLHADVDHARFLLVLGTNPKISNRGHNATDTFKTLADDKTRTVVVVDPRETETTRGATRHLRARPGTDAYLLLAMAAVIVREGLDDEAFVDGSTIGLDALRAELAAVDVARMAARCGLDVDAVLETARGFAQAESAAIFFDLGVEQTPFSTLISYLIRALLVLTNNLGRTGGCVFLESFLPPVVDPSLVRDPERALVSGIPAIRALGNAGMFSPSLVPEEILVDHPERIRAVVVEGSNPLLSYSDAQRWRAAREKLDLLVVIDPAMTETARLADYVLPTPTGYEKWETAAFPRGAPEIFVQVRPPVVPMMPDTLPEPEIYVRLAEAIGLFGEPPAELHELAKHAHTPEGAMAFLGTAQAAATQGENQLIFWTYRTLGPYLPSPSLAAMWLLAHLNAMFRTESVVRTLGPEWEGKMPFDLGTEIFRRIVEHPEGVEIARQRMATNLEDHLGFADRKLRLAPEPMMGEIRRAIATEPTVDPAYPLVMAAGLRTRWTANTVQRDPAWRKGKGPHCALNLSPGDATSLGIRDGDQVRVSTHRGSLTMPAQLDPKLMTGHVWMPNGFGMVSADGVVNGANQNELTDVADRDPFTGIPHHRYVRVRVERV, from the coding sequence ATGACGACGACGGCAGCGGCAACGGGGACGAATCTTCCGACGGTGTGCGTACTCTGCAGCCACAACTGCGGGATTCGCGTCGACGTGAAGGACGGCCGCATCGTCGCCGTGCGCGGCGACGAGACGAACCCCATCACCCACGGCTACGTGTGCAACAAGGCGTTCAGCATCGCCCATTACGTCGAGCACGGCGACCGCATGCGCCACCCGATGCGCCGCCGTCCCGACGGCACGTTCGAGCAGATCGACTGGGACACGGCGGTCCGCGAGGTCGGCGCCAAGCTGGCCGAGATCCGCCGCCGGCACACACCCCGGTCGATCGCGCTCGTCGGCGTGGGCGGGCAGGGCAACCACATGGACGCGCCCTACGCCCTCGGCTTCCTGCGCGGCATCGGCTCGCGGCGCTGGTTCAACGCGTTCGCCCAGGAGAAGACGCAGCACAACCTGCTCGACCAGTGGATGTTCGACGCGTCGCCGACGGCGTTCCTGCACGCCGACGTGGACCATGCGCGCTTCTTGCTCGTCCTCGGCACGAATCCGAAGATCTCGAACCGCGGCCACAACGCGACCGACACCTTCAAAACGCTCGCCGACGACAAGACGCGCACGGTCGTGGTCGTCGATCCGCGCGAGACCGAGACGACGCGCGGCGCGACGCGGCACCTGCGCGCTCGCCCCGGCACCGATGCCTATCTCCTGCTGGCGATGGCGGCGGTCATCGTGCGCGAGGGGCTCGACGACGAGGCGTTCGTCGACGGGAGCACGATCGGGCTGGACGCGCTGCGCGCCGAGCTCGCGGCCGTCGACGTGGCGCGGATGGCGGCGCGCTGCGGCCTCGACGTCGACGCCGTCCTCGAGACGGCGCGCGGCTTCGCCCAGGCCGAGTCGGCGGCCATCTTCTTCGATCTCGGCGTCGAGCAGACCCCGTTCTCGACCCTCATCTCCTACCTGATCCGCGCGCTGCTCGTGCTCACGAACAACCTCGGGCGGACCGGCGGCTGCGTGTTCCTCGAGTCGTTCCTGCCGCCCGTCGTCGACCCGAGCCTGGTCCGCGATCCCGAACGGGCACTCGTGTCGGGCATTCCCGCCATCCGCGCGCTCGGCAACGCCGGCATGTTCTCGCCTTCGCTCGTGCCCGAGGAAATCCTGGTCGATCACCCCGAGCGCATCCGCGCGGTCGTCGTCGAGGGGTCGAACCCGCTCCTCTCGTACTCGGACGCGCAGCGCTGGCGCGCGGCGCGCGAGAAGCTGGATCTCCTCGTCGTCATCGACCCCGCGATGACCGAGACGGCGCGGCTCGCCGACTACGTCCTCCCCACGCCGACCGGGTACGAGAAGTGGGAGACGGCGGCGTTCCCGCGCGGCGCGCCGGAGATCTTCGTGCAGGTGCGGCCGCCGGTCGTGCCGATGATGCCCGACACGCTCCCCGAGCCCGAGATCTACGTCCGCCTCGCGGAGGCGATCGGGCTCTTCGGGGAGCCGCCCGCCGAGCTCCACGAGCTGGCGAAGCACGCGCACACGCCCGAGGGGGCGATGGCCTTCCTCGGCACCGCGCAAGCGGCCGCCACGCAGGGCGAGAACCAGCTCATCTTCTGGACCTATCGGACGCTGGGGCCGTACCTGCCGTCGCCGTCGCTGGCGGCGATGTGGCTGCTCGCCCACTTGAACGCCATGTTCCGCACCGAAAGCGTCGTGCGCACGCTCGGCCCCGAGTGGGAGGGGAAGATGCCCTTCGATCTCGGCACCGAGATCTTCCGCCGCATCGTCGAGCACCCCGAGGGCGTCGAGATCGCGCGCCAGCGCATGGCGACGAACCTCGAGGACCACCTCGGCTTCGCCGATCGCAAGTTGCGGCTCGCGCCCGAGCCGATGATGGGCGAGATCCGGCGTGCGATCGCGACCGAGCCCACGGTCGATCCCGCATACCCCCTCGTCATGGCGGCCGGGCTCCGCACGCGCTGGACGGCCAACACCGTGCAGCGCGATCCCGCGTGGCGGAAGGGGAAGGGGCCGCACTGCGCCCTCAACCTCTCGCCGGGCGACGCCACGTCCCTAGGCATCCGCGACGGCGACCAGGTGCGGGTTTCCACGCATCGCGGCAGCCTCACCATGCCGGCGCAGCTCGACCCGAAGCTCATGACGGGCCACGTCTGGATGCCGAACGGCTTCGGCATGGTTTCGGCCGACGGCGTCGTCAACGGCGCGAACCAGAACGAGCTGACGGACGTCGCGGATCGGGATCCGTTCACCGGGATCCCGCACCACCGGTACGTGCGGGTCCGCGTCGAGCGCGTCTAG
- a CDS encoding helix-turn-helix domain-containing protein, with translation MRWRDVGKLDCTIARTLSVIGDRWTLLVLRDLFLGTRRFDGFQASLGISRHRLADRLAKLVKHGVLRRERYQDRPPRFEYRLTEKGHDLYGVIVTIAGWGDKHMAGRKGPPVERVHDRCGRATTLRLTCEHCGDPVTARDMTARPGRGHRAQQEAR, from the coding sequence GTGCGCTGGCGGGACGTCGGCAAGCTCGACTGCACGATCGCGCGGACGCTGTCCGTGATCGGCGATCGTTGGACGCTTCTCGTCCTGCGCGACCTGTTCCTGGGGACGCGGCGGTTCGACGGGTTCCAGGCGAGCCTCGGCATCTCGCGGCATCGCCTCGCCGACCGGCTCGCGAAGCTCGTGAAGCACGGCGTGCTGCGGCGGGAGCGCTACCAGGATCGGCCGCCGCGCTTCGAGTATCGGCTGACCGAAAAGGGTCACGACCTCTACGGCGTCATCGTCACGATCGCCGGGTGGGGCGACAAGCACATGGCAGGCAGGAAGGGGCCGCCCGTCGAGCGCGTGCACGACCGGTGCGGGCGTGCGACGACGCTGCGGCTCACGTGCGAGCACTGCGGAGATCCGGTGACGGCGCGCGACATGACGGCGCGCCCGGGACGCGGCCACCGCGCGCAACAGGAGGCTCGATGA